A genomic stretch from Solanum stenotomum isolate F172 chromosome 8, ASM1918654v1, whole genome shotgun sequence includes:
- the LOC125873213 gene encoding putative phytosulfokines 6 → MMKQLSISCFLVFLIIFLFVFLSPASSSRYFLSTRSEVKEDVKHGKVNFPLYSVDHMETNDSLNKLMGLEECVEEDGECMKRRVVAEAHLDYIYTQDHNHP, encoded by the exons ATGATGAAGCAATTAAGCATATCATGTTTTCTTGTAtttctcatcatcttcctcTTTGTCTTCCTTTCACCAGCATCATCTTCACGTTATTTCTTATCAACCAGAAGTGAAG TGAAAGAGGATGTAAAGCATGGGAAAGTCAACTTTCCGTTATATTCAGTTGACCACATGGAAACCAACGATAGCCTAAAT AAGCTTATGGGGTTGGAAGAATGTGTTGAAGAAGATGGAGAATGCATGAAGAGAAGGGTAGTTGCAGAAGCTCATCTTGATTACATCTACACTCAAGACCATAATCATCCTTGA